The following nucleotide sequence is from Natronorubrum aibiense.
TCTCGTGGCCGTCTCGCTGGCAAACTACTACTTTATCGGACGTGAGGAGAACTCATCATGAGCACACGAACAATCCCATTAGTCGGCAATCGAAAGAACACTGGCGAAACGCTCAAAATGGCAGGACTGTACGCATTCCTCTACGGAACCGCGTTCCTGTTCCTCCTGCCATATATCTGGATGATGTCCACCTCCTTGAAGACCGAACAGCACGTGTTTTCACAGGTTCCACAGTGGATTCCGCCGGAAATTACCTTCGAGTGGTACATCGCTGTGCTAACCGGGGCCCCAATGATCCAGTGGTTCTTGAACACGCTCTTAATCGCCGGTGCAACGACGGTTATCGTCGTCGTTCTCAACTCGATGATCGCGTTCTCACTGACGAAACTCGAGTGGCCCGGCAAGCGGATCGTCTTCGGCGTGATCATCGCAAGTTTCATGGTTCCTGTGTTCGCGAACATGGTGCCATTGTTTGCACTGATCTCACGGCTAGGACTGGTCAACAACCCGCTCGCAGTGATCCTCCCGTTCAGTGCGATGCCGATCGGGGTGTTCCTCCTGGTACAGTTCTTCAGGGATCTGCCGGACGAAATCATCGAAGCCGCGCGATTAGACGGCTTTTCGACGTTCCAGATCTACTACCGTATCGTGTTACCGCTGATGAAGCCGGCGATCGCGGCCCTCTCACTGTACACGTTCGTGTATAC
It contains:
- a CDS encoding carbohydrate ABC transporter permease, encoding MSTRTIPLVGNRKNTGETLKMAGLYAFLYGTAFLFLLPYIWMMSTSLKTEQHVFSQVPQWIPPEITFEWYIAVLTGAPMIQWFLNTLLIAGATTVIVVVLNSMIAFSLTKLEWPGKRIVFGVIIASFMVPVFANMVPLFALISRLGLVNNPLAVILPFSAMPIGVFLLVQFFRDLPDEIIEAARLDGFSTFQIYYRIVLPLMKPAIAALSLYTFVYTWNQFLWPLIVLQQETAFTLPVGIVAMQPTQVFQPGAEMAGTLLAVLPLFIVFLILQEHLVNAVQAQGTVG